GGCGATGGCTCCTTGATGGTGGGTGATCATCATCTGTAGCCACTTGTTGTCGAAGTTCGTGCCTCGGGCGCGGGCGAGTTTGGCTATGTCGGCCTCATTCATCATGCCGGTGGAGCCTGCAGTCATGCCGGACATGCTGCCCGAGGATGAGTGATCCATAGCTGGCGACATCGGCGCACCCCATCCCTTGAGCCATGCCCGCAGCATGGTGCTCTCGGGCGTCTGAGCGGCCTTGATCTGCTTGGCTAGTGCCAAGACCAGTGGGGACTTGGCATGCTTCAACGCGAGGTTGGACATCTGGATTGCCTGCTGATGGTGGGGGAGCATCATTTGGGTGAACGAGATGTCGCCAGCGGCACCCATGCCCATCTTCATCGTGTTGCTCT
This portion of the Actinomycetota bacterium genome encodes:
- a CDS encoding DUF305 domain-containing protein, giving the protein MNKHPLATTASALAITALLATFGATQPANAAPTPAPMSESNTMKMGMGAAGDISFTQMMLPHHQQAIQMSNLALKHAKSPLVLALAKQIKAAQTPESTMLRAWLKGWGAPMSPAMDHSSSGSMSGMTAGSTGMMNEADIAKLARARGTNFDNKWLQMMITHHQGAIASSRQVLKTTSNALVQKLAKSIIAGQSTEIATMKQLLAK